From one Micromonospora siamensis genomic stretch:
- a CDS encoding sulfurtransferase, whose product MSGTEPLIETGQLAEELALPDPPTLLDVRWRLTGPAGRDDYTVGHLPGAVFVDLDTELCGPPGAGGRHPLPDPAALQAALRAAGVRAGHPVVVYDGGDGMSAARAWWTLRWAGHRPVRVLHGGCPAWVAAGLPITTEPPAPTPGDVTVTPGELPVLDANAAARLAAADRGILIDVRAAPRYRGETEPIDPVAGHVPGAVNVPAPEYVTAGRFPAAQALRERFAAAGVTEGTPVGAYCGSGVTAAQAVLALHLAGRPDAALYVGSWSDWVADPDRPVATGATP is encoded by the coding sequence ATGTCCGGAACCGAGCCGCTGATCGAGACCGGCCAGCTCGCCGAGGAGCTGGCCCTGCCCGACCCGCCCACCCTGCTCGACGTGCGCTGGCGGCTGACCGGCCCGGCCGGCCGGGACGACTACACCGTGGGCCACCTGCCCGGCGCGGTCTTCGTCGACCTGGACACCGAGCTGTGCGGGCCGCCCGGCGCCGGCGGCCGGCACCCGCTGCCCGACCCGGCCGCGTTGCAGGCCGCGCTGCGGGCCGCCGGGGTCCGCGCCGGTCACCCCGTCGTCGTGTACGACGGCGGCGACGGCATGTCCGCCGCCCGGGCCTGGTGGACGCTGCGCTGGGCCGGACACCGCCCGGTGCGGGTGCTGCACGGCGGCTGTCCGGCCTGGGTCGCCGCCGGCCTGCCGATCACCACCGAGCCGCCCGCCCCGACCCCCGGCGACGTCACCGTCACCCCCGGCGAGCTGCCCGTCCTCGACGCGAACGCCGCCGCCCGGCTCGCCGCCGCCGACCGCGGCATCCTGATCGACGTACGCGCCGCACCCCGCTACCGCGGCGAGACCGAGCCGATCGACCCGGTCGCCGGGCACGTGCCGGGCGCGGTCAACGTGCCCGCCCCGGAGTACGTCACCGCCGGCCGGTTCCCCGCCGCGCAGGCGCTGCGGGAGCGGTTCGCCGCAGCGGGGGTCACCGAGGGCACGCCGGTCGGGGCGTACTGCGGCTCCGGGGTGACCGCCGCGCAGGCGGTCCTGGCGCTGCACCTGGCCGGCCGCCCGGACGCGGCGCTCTACGTCGGATCGTGGAGCGACTGGGTGGCCGACCCGGACCGTCCGGTGGCCACCGGGGCGACGCCGTAG
- a CDS encoding metal-dependent transcriptional regulator — protein MKHDLVDTTEMYLRTILELEEEGVPPLRARIAERLRQSGPTVSQTVARMERDGLLTVEGDRHLALTELGRGTAVAVMRKHRLAELLLVNVIGMPYEEAHEEACRWEHVMSDAVEKRVYDLLNRPTRSPYGNPIPGLEELGSPEPAATTPESERNLAFPGLSGTVVVRRICESVQTDSDVLRQLHAAGVDPGATVTVAQERDGVSIDRSGDRIRLPREVASRVFVAAH, from the coding sequence GTGAAGCATGACCTGGTCGACACGACCGAGATGTACCTGCGCACCATCCTCGAGTTGGAGGAGGAGGGGGTGCCGCCGCTGCGCGCGCGGATCGCCGAGCGGTTGCGGCAGAGCGGTCCCACCGTCAGCCAGACCGTCGCCCGGATGGAACGCGACGGGCTGCTCACCGTCGAGGGCGACCGGCACCTGGCCCTCACCGAGCTGGGCCGGGGCACCGCCGTGGCGGTGATGCGCAAGCACCGGCTGGCCGAGCTGCTGCTGGTCAACGTGATCGGGATGCCCTACGAGGAGGCCCACGAGGAGGCCTGCCGTTGGGAGCACGTGATGAGCGACGCGGTGGAGAAGCGGGTCTACGACCTGCTCAACCGGCCGACCCGCTCGCCGTACGGCAACCCCATCCCGGGCCTGGAGGAGCTGGGCAGCCCGGAGCCGGCGGCCACCACCCCGGAGAGCGAGCGCAACCTGGCCTTCCCCGGCCTCTCCGGCACCGTCGTGGTGCGGCGGATCTGCGAGAGCGTGCAGACCGACTCGGACGTGCTGCGCCAGCTGCACGCCGCGGGGGTGGACCCGGGCGCGACGGTGACCGTGGCGCAGGAGCGCGACGGGGTGTCCATCGACCGCTCCGGTGACCGGATCCGGCTGCCCCGCGAGGTGGCGTCCCGGGTCTTCGTCGCCGCCCACTGA
- a CDS encoding acetoin utilization protein AcuC has protein sequence MSDDTLVVWDESLLAYDMGDHPLDPVRVELTVALARELGVLDRPGVRVVAPTPADDALLTRVHQPGYLAAVRAAPADPLFAGYGLGTSDNPIFDGMHESSALIAGASVAAAEAVWRGEARRAVNVAGGLHHAMPDRAAGFCVYNDPAVAIARLLDLGAERIAYVDVDVHHGDGVQQVFWDDPRVLTVSLHETPLALFPGTGFPDETGGPNAVGSAVNVPLPPGVDDAGWQRAFHAIVPSVLRAFRPQLLVTQCGADGHRLDPLADLHLSVDGQRATYLALRALADELCDGRWVATGGGGYALAEVVPRAWTHLLAVASGEPVDPATLTPPAWRELAARRLPGREIPLRMTDDVDPSYQPWQPTGEPNSVDRAIAAARKSVFPLFGLDPHDPRD, from the coding sequence ATGTCCGACGACACGCTGGTGGTGTGGGACGAGTCCCTGCTCGCCTACGACATGGGTGACCATCCGCTCGACCCGGTCCGGGTGGAGCTGACCGTCGCACTCGCCCGCGAGCTGGGCGTCCTCGACCGCCCCGGGGTGCGCGTGGTCGCGCCGACGCCGGCCGACGACGCGCTGCTGACCCGGGTGCACCAACCCGGTTACCTGGCCGCCGTGCGGGCCGCGCCCGCCGACCCGCTCTTCGCCGGATACGGACTGGGCACCTCGGACAATCCCATCTTCGACGGCATGCACGAGTCCAGCGCGCTGATCGCCGGCGCCAGCGTGGCCGCCGCCGAGGCGGTGTGGCGGGGCGAGGCCCGGCGAGCGGTCAACGTGGCCGGTGGGCTGCACCACGCCATGCCGGACCGGGCCGCCGGCTTCTGCGTCTACAACGACCCGGCCGTGGCCATCGCCCGCCTGCTCGACCTGGGCGCCGAACGGATCGCGTACGTCGACGTGGACGTGCACCACGGCGACGGCGTCCAGCAGGTGTTCTGGGACGACCCGCGGGTGCTCACGGTCAGCCTGCACGAGACCCCGCTGGCGCTCTTCCCCGGCACCGGGTTCCCCGACGAGACCGGCGGCCCGAACGCGGTGGGCAGCGCCGTCAACGTGCCGCTGCCGCCCGGGGTCGACGACGCCGGCTGGCAGCGGGCCTTCCACGCGATCGTGCCGTCGGTGCTGCGCGCCTTCCGGCCGCAGCTGCTGGTCACCCAGTGCGGCGCCGACGGGCACCGGCTCGACCCGCTGGCCGACCTGCACCTGTCGGTGGACGGGCAGCGGGCCACCTACCTGGCCCTGCGGGCGCTCGCCGACGAGCTCTGCGACGGCCGCTGGGTGGCCACCGGCGGCGGCGGGTACGCGCTGGCCGAGGTGGTGCCGCGAGCCTGGACCCACCTGCTGGCCGTCGCGAGCGGCGAGCCGGTCGACCCGGCCACGCTGACCCCGCCCGCCTGGCGGGAGCTGGCCGCGCGGCGGCTGCCGGGCCGGGAGATCCCGCTGCGGATGACCGACGACGTCGACCCGTCGTACCAGCCCTGGCAGCCGACCGGGGAGCCGAACTCGGTG